A section of the Rhipicephalus sanguineus isolate Rsan-2018 chromosome 11, BIME_Rsan_1.4, whole genome shotgun sequence genome encodes:
- the LOC119375057 gene encoding ice-structuring glycoprotein, translating to MPRKNSGKKMKQAGKDQRSPQQQEEISERQTVPAFDDRPLEKAKEALPRSQATSEPPATAAAPPKPACNTSAPAAPAAAAATALAAPREAAKPYLRSRSGTRVGPTTYGLDSNGPLRQAVEQQEKQEKEEYQIFEAWLARKRATQRAAIHAAHASTSSAQAPTASPNQLEQQAVTTIGDWLLNKAKDAAPVAADLPEPAAATTPADSDAPSSSHAETSVDEAMDTTATSRKRGREEDAAEGPRKQASPHAAAAITTTAAAAPAPSPPTRDDATSSTATPAVLLAQAAPADNVAAPPAAPAGTRKVNKRKARPKRRRRPRELVYSAAEPRTAPRQLNTMVAVPRPCPSPPPAADDFVTVVSKAAQRRARALEAAAVTIDPAVVGTALFRPSAPGGSFSGSPRLTLAAALAKRPGVTAVRVNHRLNIVAADASTPSCLSELLAIRELGGVPVTAREPADRRSSTGFVYGVDGDLTNAELLAGITSAVPVLSATREGASVKLRFAEPLPPERVVLLGLRLRVRHVRPRPRQCQQCGRFGHVAEACQRKGACIRCGRQHLETESCNPRCVNCGGAHAADTPTCPRWQEERRVATLMAATPTPLSRRAVKAAVREESREVRSYAAAVKNKLLEGNTTDPGLQRPSPAPRRSLLSTASSPKSSLPAAPPAAPAEDPRDTLITNLLATLQAVMQFLPEEHPLRATCLQALGAQPGAPRSE from the coding sequence ATGCCTCGGAAGAACTCTGGCAAGAAGATGAAGCAGGCCGGCAAGGACCAGAGATCCCCCCAACAGCAGGAGGAGATTTCCGAGCGCCAGACCGTTCCTGCCTTCGATGACCGGCCACTGGAGAAGGCCAAGGAAGCGCTACCACGCTCCCAGGCCACTTCGGAGCCTCCCGCCACCGCTGCGGCACCCCCTAAGCCTGCCTGCAACACCTCGGCACCTGCtgcccctgctgctgctgctgctaccgcaCTCGCCGCTCCTCGCGAAGCCGCGAAGCCTTACCTGCGCTCGCGCTCGGGCACTCGAGTGGGACCCACGACCTACGGGCTCGACAGTAACGGTCCGTTACGACAAGCTGTAGAGCAGCAGGAAAAACAGGAAAAAGAGGAGTACCAGATCTTCGAAGCCTGGTTGGCTCGTAAGCGTGCCACACAACGTGCTGCAATCCACGCGGCACATGCAAGCACGAGCTCGGCACAAGCACCGACTGCGAGCCCCAACCAATTGGAGCAGCAGGCGGTGACAACGATCGGAGATTGGCTGCTAAACAAGGCCAAGGACGCAGCACCAGTTGCCGCGGACCTTCCCGAACCAGCAGCCGCTACCACGCCAGCCGACTCAGACGCGCCGTCTAGTTCACATGCCGAGACGTCAGTTGACGAAGCCATGGACACCACGGCGACCTCGCGTAAGCGAGGACGCGAGGAAGACGCAGCGGAGGGCCCGCGGAAGCAAGCGAGCCCACACGCTGCAGCGGCAATCACAACAACAGCTGCTGCGGCACCTGCTCCCTCCCCCCCAACGCGGGACGACGCGACGAGCTCGACAGCAACTCCCGCAGTCCTCCTCGCGCAGGCGGCCCCCGCCGACAATGTGGCAGCGCCCCCTGCGGCTCCCGCAGGAACGAGGAAGGTAAACAAGCGGAAGGCACGTCCCAAGCGACGGCGGCGGCCGCGCGAGCTCGTGTATTCTGCTGCTGAGCCCCGGACAGCTCCGAGGCAACTCAACACCATGGTCGCCGTGCCGCGCCCGTGCCCAAGCCCCCCGCcagccgcggacgacttcgtcaccGTCGTCTCCAAGGCAGCGCAGCGGAGAGCAAGGGCACTCGAGGCCGCGGCTGTTACGATCGATCCTGCCGTGGTAGGGACAGCCCTGTTCCGTCCCTCAGCCCCTGGCGGTTCTTTCAGCGGATCGCCGCGTCTGACACTCGCGGCGGCACTCGCTAAGCGGCCCGGTGTGACGGCGGTGCGTGTCAACCACCGTCTAAACATCGTGGCCGCGGACGCGTCGACACCGTCGTGTTTGTCCGAGCTCCTCGCCATCAGGGAGCTCGGCGGCGTCCCTGTCACTGCCAGGGAGCCCGCGGATCGTCGCTCCAGCACCGGCTTCGTCTACGGCGTGGACGGTGACCTGACGAACGCGGAGCTACTCGCGGGCATCACATCGGCGGTTCCCGTGCTCTCGGCAACGAGGGAGGGTGCCTCGGTGAAGCTACGATTCGCCGAACCGCTCCCACCTGAACGAGTCGTGCTGCTCGGCCTGCGGTTGCGGGTGCGACATGTGAGGCCGCGACCACGCCAGTGCCAGCAGTGCGGTCGCTTCGGCCACGTTGCCGAGGCATGTCAGCGCAAGGGAGCGTGCATCCGCTGCGGCCGCCAACACCTGGAGACGGAGAGCTGCAACCCCCGCTGCGTCAACTGCGGCGGGGCCCATGCAGCTGACACCCCCACCTGTCCTCGCTGGCAGGAGGAAAGGAGAGTGGCCACGCTCATGGCCGCCACTCCAACGCCGCTCTCGAGAAGGGCGGTCAAGGCCGCAGTACGCGAGGAGTCCCGTGAGGTGCGCTCCTACGCTGCTGCGGTCAAGAACAAACTTCTCGAGGGCAACACCACGGATCCCGGCCTGCAGCGcccatctcctgcgccgcgccgaTCTCTCCTGTCAACGGCGAGCTCCCCCAAGTCGAGCCTGCCTGCTGCCCCACCCGCCGCGCCTGCCGAGGACCCGCGGGACACTCTCATCACAAACCTGCTGGCCACACTGCAGGCTGTGATGCAATTCCTTCCTGAGGAACACCCGCTGCGAGCCACCTGCCTCCAGGCGCTCGGCGCACAGCCGGGTGCCCCCAGGAGCGAGTAG